One genomic window of Azospirillum sp. TSH100 includes the following:
- a CDS encoding RNA methyltransferase, which translates to MPPRGRPPHPSRARTRTAAPVSPSVPEPTESRKLFRVAGLAAVSALFTHEPERVERLFFDERLKPAVGAYCKAMAAARKPYRMVEADELAKVAGTVLHGGVVALMAPRTLSLFDTETARRTAEPLLILDGVGNPHNLGAILRTAAFFGLPRVLVSDHPGQAMPSEAAYRVAEGGFEWVTLERAPTLPALLKRLRASHRVFGTALDQSRPTVDASALTGWRGKANTKPPAVVLGNEEDGIPPATLAACEAVLTIPGSGRVQSLNVAATAAILIHALAAG; encoded by the coding sequence ATGCCTCCGCGCGGGCGCCCGCCCCATCCCAGCCGTGCCCGCACCCGGACCGCCGCCCCCGTCTCCCCGTCCGTTCCGGAGCCTACCGAGTCGCGCAAGCTGTTCCGCGTCGCCGGACTGGCCGCCGTGTCCGCCCTGTTCACCCATGAGCCGGAGCGGGTGGAGCGCCTGTTCTTCGACGAGCGGCTGAAACCGGCGGTGGGCGCCTACTGCAAGGCGATGGCGGCGGCCAGAAAGCCCTACCGCATGGTGGAGGCCGACGAGCTGGCGAAGGTCGCCGGCACCGTTCTGCACGGCGGGGTGGTGGCGCTGATGGCGCCGCGGACACTATCGTTGTTCGATACCGAGACGGCGCGCCGGACGGCGGAGCCGCTGCTGATCCTGGACGGCGTCGGCAACCCGCACAATCTCGGCGCCATCCTGCGCACCGCCGCCTTCTTCGGCCTGCCCCGCGTCCTGGTCTCCGACCATCCCGGCCAGGCCATGCCGTCGGAGGCAGCCTACCGCGTGGCGGAGGGCGGCTTCGAGTGGGTGACGCTGGAGCGTGCCCCCACCCTGCCCGCCCTGCTCAAGCGGCTGCGCGCCAGCCATCGGGTGTTCGGGACGGCACTGGACCAGAGCCGGCCGACGGTCGATGCCAGCGCGCTGACGGGCTGGCGCGGCAAGGCGAATACCAAGCCGCCGGCGGTCGTGCTGGGCAACGAGGAGGACGGCATCCCGCCGGCCACGCTGGCGGCCTGCGAGGCGGTGCTGACCATCCCCGGCAGCGGGCGCGTCCAGTCGCTGAACGTCGCCGCCACCGCCGCCATCCTCATCCACGCCCTGGCCGCTGGGTAA
- a CDS encoding glucokinase: MAADLSSAIPGTAGNAAPTAAPILVADIGGTNARFGLIDGRIVRDTRVLRCADYASIEDAATAYLSAVGLAAVGAPGRPRRGAFAVAGPVTGDHIAMTNLVWQFSVNRVRDALGLDGLVVINDFTAVALSVPRLADEDRRQIGEGAPQAGAVVGVLGPGSGLGVSGLVPGANNRWTALSGEGGHVTMAPISDRESAVLGQLRKSFEHVSSERVLSGPGLVNLYGALSILDGREPAALSPAQVADNALAGSEPHCAEAVEMFCAMLGTVAGNLALTLGARGGVYIAGGIVPKLGTMFTHSRFRKRFMEKGRMRDFLAPIPTYVITHELPAFLGLAEAAGAD, encoded by the coding sequence ATGGCCGCCGACCTCTCCTCCGCCATTCCCGGCACCGCCGGTAACGCCGCTCCCACTGCCGCCCCCATTCTGGTCGCCGACATCGGCGGCACCAATGCGCGCTTCGGCCTGATCGACGGCCGGATCGTACGCGACACCCGCGTGCTGCGCTGTGCCGACTACGCCTCGATCGAGGATGCGGCGACCGCCTATCTGTCGGCGGTCGGGCTGGCGGCGGTCGGTGCTCCCGGCCGGCCGCGGCGCGGCGCCTTCGCGGTGGCGGGGCCGGTTACCGGCGACCACATCGCCATGACCAATCTGGTCTGGCAGTTCTCCGTCAACCGGGTGCGGGACGCCCTGGGGCTGGACGGGCTGGTCGTCATCAACGACTTCACCGCCGTCGCCCTGTCGGTGCCGCGTCTGGCCGACGAGGACCGGCGCCAGATCGGCGAGGGCGCGCCGCAGGCGGGCGCCGTCGTCGGCGTGCTGGGTCCGGGCAGCGGATTGGGTGTGTCCGGGCTGGTCCCCGGCGCCAACAACCGCTGGACCGCACTGTCGGGCGAAGGCGGCCATGTCACCATGGCGCCGATCAGCGACCGCGAGAGCGCCGTTCTGGGCCAGCTGCGCAAGAGCTTCGAGCATGTCTCGTCCGAGCGGGTGCTGTCCGGTCCGGGCCTCGTCAACCTCTACGGCGCGCTGTCGATCCTGGACGGGCGGGAGCCGGCCGCCCTCAGCCCGGCACAGGTGGCGGACAATGCCCTGGCCGGCAGCGAGCCCCATTGCGCCGAAGCGGTTGAGATGTTCTGCGCCATGCTGGGCACCGTGGCCGGGAACCTTGCCCTGACGCTGGGGGCGCGTGGCGGCGTCTATATCGCCGGCGGCATCGTGCCGAAGCTGGGCACGATGTTCACCCACTCCCGCTTCCGCAAGCGCTTCATGGAGAAGGGCCGGATGCGCGACTTCCTGGCGCCGATCCCCACCTACGTCATCACCCACGAACTGCCCGCCTTCCTGGGGCTCGCCGAGGCCGCCGGAGCAGACTGA
- the otsA gene encoding alpha,alpha-trehalose-phosphate synthase (UDP-forming): MSRLVVVSNRVALMEEGKQAAGGLAVAILAALKKTGGIWFGWSGKVVDGDSQAEPTRTDAGKLTYATLDLGRRDHDEYYNGFANQTLWPLFHYRLGLISVNRRTRDGYSRVNAYFADKLEPLLRPDDMVWVHDYHLIPFGDELRRRGCSQRMGFFLHTPFPPPELLTALPNHRDLIRELCAYDLVGFHTVTDLRSFCDYIRTETDGTVEQRGAYGTAMIRAFGRTLLAKVFPISIDTPALESLARTAGRSRQAERLRESLVGRRLIIGVDRLDYSKGLPQRFAAFEQLLESYPEHCNRVSFLQVAPPSREDVPEYIAIRRELSEMAGRINGRFAEFDWQPIRYLNRSFGQRVLAGFYRLANVGLVTPLRDGMNLVAKEYVACQDADNPGVLVLSQFAGAAHEMGEALIVNPFDIEGVGDALQRALTMPLGERKERHAALMQTLRRQDISCWRESYVDALTRAPYDFPVT, from the coding sequence GTGAGCAGGCTCGTCGTCGTATCCAACCGGGTGGCCCTGATGGAAGAGGGCAAGCAGGCCGCCGGCGGTCTCGCCGTCGCCATCCTGGCGGCGTTGAAGAAGACCGGCGGCATCTGGTTCGGGTGGAGCGGAAAGGTCGTCGACGGCGACTCGCAGGCGGAGCCGACCCGGACGGACGCCGGCAAGCTGACCTATGCCACGCTCGACCTCGGCCGCCGCGACCATGACGAGTATTACAACGGCTTCGCCAACCAGACCTTATGGCCGCTGTTCCACTACCGGCTGGGGTTGATCTCGGTGAACCGCCGTACGCGCGATGGCTATTCGCGGGTCAACGCCTATTTCGCCGACAAGCTGGAGCCGCTGCTGCGCCCCGACGACATGGTCTGGGTCCACGATTATCACCTGATCCCCTTCGGCGACGAACTGCGCCGCCGCGGCTGTTCGCAGCGCATGGGTTTCTTCCTGCACACGCCCTTCCCGCCGCCCGAGCTGCTGACCGCCCTGCCCAACCATCGCGACCTGATTCGCGAGCTGTGCGCCTACGATCTGGTCGGCTTCCACACCGTCACCGACCTGCGTAGCTTCTGCGACTACATCCGCACCGAGACCGACGGAACGGTCGAACAGCGCGGCGCCTACGGCACGGCGATGATCCGCGCCTTCGGCCGCACTCTGCTGGCGAAGGTGTTTCCCATCAGCATCGACACCCCGGCGCTGGAAAGCCTGGCCCGCACCGCCGGCCGCTCGCGCCAAGCGGAACGGTTGCGCGAAAGCCTGGTGGGCCGCCGCCTGATCATCGGCGTCGACCGGCTCGACTATTCCAAAGGACTGCCCCAGCGTTTCGCCGCCTTCGAACAGCTCCTGGAAAGCTATCCGGAGCATTGCAACCGCGTCTCCTTCCTGCAGGTCGCCCCGCCCTCGCGCGAGGATGTACCGGAATACATCGCCATCCGCCGCGAGTTGTCGGAGATGGCCGGCCGGATCAACGGCCGTTTTGCCGAGTTCGACTGGCAGCCGATCCGCTATCTGAACCGCAGCTTCGGTCAGCGCGTTCTGGCTGGCTTCTACCGCTTGGCCAATGTCGGGCTGGTGACACCGCTGCGCGACGGCATGAATCTGGTCGCCAAGGAGTATGTCGCCTGCCAGGACGCGGACAATCCGGGCGTGCTGGTCCTGTCCCAGTTCGCCGGAGCCGCGCATGAGATGGGCGAGGCACTGATCGTGAACCCGTTCGACATCGAGGGCGTCGGCGACGCGCTGCAACGGGCGCTGACCATGCCGCTGGGCGAGCGCAAGGAGCGCCACGCGGCCCTGATGCAGACCCTGCGGCGGCAGGACATCAGTTGTTGGCGCGAAAGCTATGTAGACGCATTGACCCGGGCACCGTATGACTTTCCGGTCACCTGA
- a CDS encoding N-formylglutamate amidohydrolase yields MDASFDAQRDAGAGPDPAANAPRTNAPAFEVLAPQSQRLPLVLASPHSGNAYSTAFLASSRLDARALRKSEDCFVDEIFAFAPGFGVPLIRALFPRAYLDVNREAYELDPEMFADPLPAYVNTRSPRVAAGLGTIARVVANGEDIYKGKLRFAEALDRVNRCYTPYHNALRQLVDATRDAFGHVLLIDCHSMPSGSVTTTGRGGGRGGTHPDIVLGDCFGNACAPAVIDAAEDHLRGLGYAVSRNNPYAGGYTTRHYGRPRQGIHTLQIEIARDLYMDEAALTRLPYLDTLARHMTELVDTLGLLPPDGLGPR; encoded by the coding sequence ATGGATGCCTCCTTCGACGCGCAACGGGACGCCGGTGCCGGTCCCGATCCGGCCGCCAACGCCCCACGGACCAACGCACCGGCCTTCGAGGTTCTGGCCCCGCAGAGCCAGAGGCTGCCGCTCGTGCTGGCGTCGCCACACAGCGGAAACGCCTATTCCACCGCCTTCCTGGCCTCGTCCCGCCTGGATGCCCGTGCGTTGCGCAAGTCGGAGGACTGCTTCGTCGACGAAATTTTCGCCTTCGCTCCCGGATTCGGCGTGCCGCTGATCCGCGCCTTGTTCCCGCGCGCCTACCTGGACGTGAACCGCGAGGCGTACGAGCTGGACCCGGAGATGTTTGCCGATCCGCTGCCGGCCTATGTCAACACCCGCTCGCCCCGGGTGGCGGCGGGGCTCGGCACCATCGCCCGCGTGGTCGCCAATGGCGAGGACATCTATAAGGGCAAGCTGCGCTTCGCCGAGGCGCTGGACCGCGTCAACCGCTGCTACACCCCCTATCACAACGCACTGCGCCAGCTGGTGGACGCCACCCGCGACGCGTTCGGTCACGTGCTGCTGATCGACTGCCACTCCATGCCGTCGGGCAGCGTCACCACCACCGGACGGGGCGGCGGGCGCGGCGGCACCCATCCCGACATCGTGCTGGGCGACTGTTTCGGCAACGCCTGCGCCCCGGCGGTGATCGACGCGGCGGAGGATCACCTGCGCGGACTGGGTTACGCGGTGAGCCGCAACAATCCCTATGCCGGCGGCTACACCACCCGCCATTATGGCCGGCCGCGCCAGGGCATCCACACGCTTCAGATCGAAATCGCCCGCGACCTCTATATGGACGAAGCGGCCCTGACCCGCCTGCCCTATCTGGACACTCTGGCACGCCACATGACCGAACTGGTCGACACGCTGGGCCTGCTGCCGCCCGATGGGCTGGGTCCGCGCTGA
- a CDS encoding winged helix-turn-helix domain-containing protein, with translation MPADLRVRFLHPSGAIGPGKIALLEAIDRTGSISAAARSLDMTFRRAWFLVETMNTAFREPVIRTSVGGREGGGAGLTPLGQEVVARYRQTQEEARKAAEPHLRWLEEVLKDDTSGEPVAGTEPPAG, from the coding sequence ATGCCCGCCGACCTTCGTGTCCGTTTCCTGCACCCGTCGGGCGCCATAGGCCCCGGCAAGATCGCCCTGCTGGAGGCCATCGACCGCACCGGCTCGATCTCCGCCGCCGCACGGTCACTGGACATGACCTTCCGCCGGGCCTGGTTCCTGGTAGAGACCATGAACACCGCCTTCCGCGAGCCGGTGATCCGCACCAGCGTCGGCGGGCGGGAAGGCGGCGGCGCCGGCCTGACCCCGCTGGGCCAGGAGGTCGTCGCCCGTTACCGCCAGACCCAGGAGGAGGCGCGAAAGGCCGCCGAACCGCATCTGCGCTGGCTGGAGGAGGTGCTGAAGGACGACACGAGCGGAGAGCCGGTCGCCGGGACGGAGCCGCCGGCCGGCTGA
- a CDS encoding YqaA family protein — protein sequence MLKRLYDWTMAKAASKDSTAWLAGVSFAESSFFPLPPDLLLVPMVIANRKAAWKLATICTLASVVGGIAGYMIGYFLYETIGRWVIDFYHLTDKFEQLRHTFVEYGAEILIIKGMTPIPYKLLTITAGVAHLPLWVFIGASIISRSIRFYLVAALLYFFGPPIRAFIEKRLTLVTSVFAVALIGGFLVVKLL from the coding sequence ATGCTGAAGCGTCTTTACGACTGGACCATGGCCAAGGCCGCGTCGAAGGATTCGACCGCCTGGCTGGCCGGGGTGTCCTTTGCCGAAAGCTCCTTCTTCCCGCTGCCGCCGGACCTGCTGCTGGTGCCGATGGTCATCGCCAACCGCAAGGCGGCGTGGAAGCTGGCGACGATCTGCACGCTGGCCTCGGTGGTCGGCGGCATCGCCGGCTACATGATCGGCTATTTCCTGTACGAGACAATCGGCCGCTGGGTGATCGACTTCTATCACCTGACCGACAAGTTCGAGCAGCTGCGCCACACCTTCGTCGAGTACGGGGCGGAGATCCTGATCATCAAGGGCATGACGCCCATCCCCTACAAGCTGCTGACCATCACCGCCGGCGTGGCGCACCTGCCGCTGTGGGTGTTCATCGGCGCCTCGATCATCTCGCGGTCGATCCGCTTCTATCTGGTGGCGGCGCTGCTGTATTTCTTCGGTCCGCCGATCCGCGCCTTCATCGAAAAGCGGCTGACGCTCGTCACCAGCGTGTTCGCGGTGGCGCTGATCGGCGGCTTCCTGGTGGTGAAGCTGCTGTAA
- a CDS encoding YgjV family protein, whose translation MLSLPLPITAADAFGGAAFAGSCLWPLMKKRRALLAGQAATNLMFITHYVLLGAHTAAALCLLVVAQALAALPEGRSRWQTAVFAATVPGIAAIALFTWSGLPSALSSLGITFSTLARWQSDAVRMRLLLLVAGGFWVSHNALVMSPFAMASDAFCAAANLLRLRGELRKSKVPAPVPAVNATANANALPSGAAAA comes from the coding sequence ATGCTGTCCCTTCCCCTGCCCATCACCGCCGCCGACGCTTTCGGCGGCGCCGCCTTCGCCGGTTCGTGCCTGTGGCCGCTGATGAAGAAGCGCCGCGCCCTGCTGGCCGGGCAGGCCGCCACCAACCTGATGTTCATCACCCACTATGTGCTGCTGGGCGCGCACACCGCCGCGGCGCTTTGCCTGCTGGTGGTGGCGCAGGCTCTGGCAGCGCTGCCGGAAGGGCGCAGCCGCTGGCAGACGGCGGTCTTCGCCGCCACCGTGCCGGGCATCGCCGCCATCGCACTGTTCACTTGGTCCGGCCTGCCGTCGGCGCTGTCCAGCCTGGGCATCACCTTCTCCACGCTGGCACGCTGGCAGTCGGACGCGGTGCGCATGCGCCTTCTTCTGCTGGTGGCCGGCGGTTTCTGGGTCAGCCACAACGCGCTGGTGATGTCGCCCTTCGCGATGGCATCGGACGCCTTCTGCGCCGCCGCCAACCTGCTGCGACTGCGCGGCGAACTGCGCAAGAGCAAGGTTCCGGCGCCGGTGCCAGCTGTCAACGCCACTGCCAACGCCAACGCGCTACCCTCAGGCGCTGCTGCCGCCTGA